The region TGGAAGATTTGAAATTTTAAGACGCGAAGATTCATGAAATAAAACTATCATTATGTTAAAGGTTGAGATGACTTAAATCTCAAAATCTGTGAAGAAAAACCAATAGAATTTAAAAATAAACCGTTAATTTTGAAGATATACTATTTTAGTTACTAAATACATATTTTGTGTCACTCAAGCAACATCTATTCATCATAAATTTTTTGCTAATTTCTTCTTTTAGTTTTTCGCAAGATGTTAGTTTTCAGGAAGTAGACTCTGTAACCTATACTTTATATCAAAAGGAACGGTGGCAGCAATTAGCAGCATATGGTAAACAATTGGCTCCGCAAAAAATAGATTATTACTATTATAATGTAAGATTGGGCATTGCGCATTATAATTTAGGAGGATATTACAATGCCATTTCGTATTTTAAAAATGCGATCAATAACAATACTACAGATTTTGCAATTTCTTATGTATACTACTCGTACATTAATCTCGGGCAAATAGAAAGGGCTAAAGAAATCTACAATCAATTAACAGAAGAATCTCAAAGAAATATAAAAAACGAGAATAGAGCATTAGCATCAGTGTTTGTTGAATCGGGTTTAAAAAGCTCGAATACTACATTTCAAGACGATTTAACGTATTATTCTTTCACAGGATTACATCGTTTTTCTGATAAAACAGCTATCGTCACAAATATTAGTTTTATTAATCAAGATAGTGGTTGGGAAACAAATAATCAATATCAATTAGGGTTTTTTCCTTCTTACTATTTATCTAAAGGGCGATCAATTTCTTTAGGATATGTGTATGCTAATAATACCAATAAACGAAGTGCAATAACAACAGGAGAGGAGTTTAAAACGAATACAATTATTACAAATAATGCCATTATAGCAAATTATAGCAAACAATTTCATAGGTTTAGAGCAGAAGGATTTGTGCAATATATCCATCAAGTTAAAAAAACTACGGGAGAGGTAGAGATTTCTGAGTCTTTAAATAATACGATTTTTGGTGCTACCGTTTCTTATGCTTTGCCTAGTGTAAGGGATCGTTTTTCTTTTGGAGTAAATTTAGTTTATGCTTTCGGGAACTCAAATTCTTTTATGGCTAGCCCTTTCATCACCCTAAGAATCTCTCCAAAATTATTTTTTAGAACTGTGTATTATACGATTGATCATTTCTTGTACTTAGATAAAGATTCTAATATTTTATTTGTAAATGCTGATACAAATACACAGCGAATAGCAGGGACTTTTAACTATATTTTAAATGCAAAATGGCAAGTTGTAGGAACCTATTCCAACGAGAATATTACGAATATTGATCCTTTGTTAAATCATAAATTGAATTCCTTTTTTGTGGGTATTAATTATCATTTTTAAAATAGAATCTTATGACTATGAAAAAACTAGTGATTACTTTTTTATGCACACTTTTGTTTAGTACAACTATTTCAGCTCAGTCTGAGAGCTCTAAAGCTTACTCTAAAAGTTATGAATTAGAAGCCGCCAAAGATTATAAACAAGCCATTGTAGAAATGGAAAAAATATATGCCGAAAGTTCTTATGACATGAATTTGCGTTTGGGATGGTTACATTATATGGCTGGCGATTTTTTTAAATCGCAAAAATACTACGATAAAGCAATTGAAATAGCTAAGAATTCGGTTGAAGCAAGATTAGGATTGATTTATCCATTATCTGCCATGCAAAACTGGAATAATGTTTTACAAACCTATTTAGACATTGTTTCTATTGATGCTCATAATAGTACTGCAAATTATCAAATAGCAGTGATATACTTCATACGACAGGATTACCAAAAAGCATTGAAATTTGCAAATAATGTGCATACATTATATCCTTTTGATTACAATTCGAATGTATTAATTGGAAAAATAAAAATTAAGCTTGGAGATATTTCAGGAGCTAAAAGGCACTTAAATAGAGCTTTAAATTATAGTCCTACTTCTCAAGAAGTTTTATATTTGTTATCAACTTTGTAATCCTTAGATTCAATTTTTAATCATAAAAAGGCATTTGTTTTTAGAATAACTGTTTTTTTACATCACTTTAAATTTATATTACTTAAGCAAAGACAAGCCTTCTAATGCCGAAGTGTCTTTTGGACTGTATAGAAGTACTTTGTGAAATAAAATTGAGGCATTGTTTTTATTGCCTAAAAAGTAATTCGTCCAGCCGCTCATTAATAAGTAATTATAATTAAAAGGTATGAGATTTAGTGATACATCAAAATATTTTTTAGCCTTTATAAAATCTTTTCGATAATAGTAGATCAATCCTAATTGATAATTAGCTGTCGTATTTTTAGCATCTAATTTTAGTATAGACAAGTATGCCTTCTCGATAGCGACCCAGTTTTCTAATTTGTTATATACAGTAATTACTGCCCATAAAGGCTCTGTCGCTGCTGGTAAAATTTCAGCTGATTTTTTATAGTATTCTATAGATGCTTTTGTTTTATCCGCTAAATAGTGCAACCAGCCTAGACGCAAATTTATTTCGTAAGAGCTAGGTAAATAAACGGCTTGTAAATCAGAGATGGCTAGGTCATATTGCTCAGCATTTTCATGAATGTAAGATTGTTCAAAAGCATCGGTTATTTGTTCATTTTGAGCGTGCAATGAGACCGATAATAAGAGTATTGTTAGAAAGATGATAGTTTTAGTATTTTTCATGATATATATAGATAAATGGTTGCTGTTTTTACTTTTTATTTTAGAGTAAAAGAATAAGATGCTGATTTGTTTTTTTTATGAATGGTAAGACGCTTAATTGCATGGTCTTTAAATTCTAGTTCAAAATTTATTTTTTTGAATGTATAATCCATCACTTTTGCTTGCACTTCAGAATGCACAATTACGTTTTGAGGTGCATATTCGTTGT is a window of Polaribacter litorisediminis DNA encoding:
- a CDS encoding tetratricopeptide repeat protein, which translates into the protein MSLKQHLFIINFLLISSFSFSQDVSFQEVDSVTYTLYQKERWQQLAAYGKQLAPQKIDYYYYNVRLGIAHYNLGGYYNAISYFKNAINNNTTDFAISYVYYSYINLGQIERAKEIYNQLTEESQRNIKNENRALASVFVESGLKSSNTTFQDDLTYYSFTGLHRFSDKTAIVTNISFINQDSGWETNNQYQLGFFPSYYLSKGRSISLGYVYANNTNKRSAITTGEEFKTNTIITNNAIIANYSKQFHRFRAEGFVQYIHQVKKTTGEVEISESLNNTIFGATVSYALPSVRDRFSFGVNLVYAFGNSNSFMASPFITLRISPKLFFRTVYYTIDHFLYLDKDSNILFVNADTNTQRIAGTFNYILNAKWQVVGTYSNENITNIDPLLNHKLNSFFVGINYHF
- a CDS encoding tetratricopeptide repeat protein is translated as MKKLVITFLCTLLFSTTISAQSESSKAYSKSYELEAAKDYKQAIVEMEKIYAESSYDMNLRLGWLHYMAGDFFKSQKYYDKAIEIAKNSVEARLGLIYPLSAMQNWNNVLQTYLDIVSIDAHNSTANYQIAVIYFIRQDYQKALKFANNVHTLYPFDYNSNVLIGKIKIKLGDISGAKRHLNRALNYSPTSQEVLYLLSTL
- a CDS encoding tetratricopeptide repeat protein, with translation MKNTKTIIFLTILLLSVSLHAQNEQITDAFEQSYIHENAEQYDLAISDLQAVYLPSSYEINLRLGWLHYLADKTKASIEYYKKSAEILPAATEPLWAVITVYNKLENWVAIEKAYLSILKLDAKNTTANYQLGLIYYYRKDFIKAKKYFDVSLNLIPFNYNYLLMSGWTNYFLGNKNNASILFHKVLLYSPKDTSALEGLSLLK